GCCGCACCAACTCTCGCTCCAAAGCCTCGAAGTCCACCTCTTGTGCCGCACGCACGTCGTCGAGGAGGGCCTCAAGCCGCCCGATCACTCGCCCAATGGCCTCGCGCAAGGGCGCCATTTCGGGGTCGCAATGCCCTTGAGCTAAGCGTTCGAGATCCGCTCGACCGCGCTCCAGATAGTCGAGGACCATCTCGCGGGAGAACGGCGGTGGCGACGCGGGGGTGCCATCGGATTCTTCGCGCGCGCCAATGCGCGAGTGCCGATACTCCTCAAAGCAGGCCATTACCTCTTGTTGGCAATAAAGGATCGAGTTGATGCGCCGAGCTCGAGGCCGCGCCTCATACGCGTCGAAAACGCGATCCACGGCGCGTAAGACCACATGCAGCGGGATCCCCATGTCCTTCCATGTCTCGATCATCGCCCAATCGAGGGTGGAGAGCAGGAGATGTTTCCCCCGCCGTCGCGCGAAGTGCTCTTCGACCTCGGTGAAATAGTTGAAATAGTTCACGACGAAGTCATCAGCGGGGCGCGAGCGCTCCCCCTGCCCTGAAGATCGCTCGAGGAACGCTCGCTCTTCGCTCACTGCATCAGGCTTGAAGCTGTTGAACTCGCTCATAGATGATCCGCAAGCCATCGAGCGTGAGATTATCATCGAGCGTTTGGATGTAGGCCGACGCACGCCCGATCAAGTGCGACAATCCGCCGGTCGCGACGACGCGCGTCTCCGGCCCCAGCTCTTCGAGCATGCGGGCGAGGATGCCATCTACAAGGCCAATGTAGCCGAAGTAGAGCCCCGATTGGATACTGGCGACTGTCGAACGACCGATGACCGCGCTCGGCCGTCGAATGTCCACGCGGGGCAATTTCGCCGTTCGCTCAAAGAGCGCTTCGGCCGAAATGGTGATGCCCGGTGCGATAGCGCCGCCCAGGTATTCGCCCCGTTGGGAGATGGCGTCGAAGGTCGTCGCCGTTCCGAAGTCCACGACGATGCACGGTCCGCCGTATTTGGCATACGCCGCCACAGCATCGGCGATGCGATCCGCCCCCACCTCGTGCGGGTTCTCATAGAGAATGGGCATGCCCGTCGGCGTGCGCCAGTCCACGAAGAGGGGATCCAGATGAAAGTACGTTTGCGCCATCTTCCGCAGCGCGAAATCGAGCGGAGGGACGACCGACGCGATCACAATGGCGTGCACAGCGGAGAATTCCAGTTTCTCCAGCGTGAAGAGCGTGCGGCAGAGGATCCCCAGCTCGTCCACCGTCCGCTCGCGCTGCGTCGTCAGGCGCCAGACGACGACGAGCCGTTCGCCCTCGTACACGCCGAGGGCCATGTTCGTATTGCCCACGTCTATGA
This portion of the Blastocatellia bacterium genome encodes:
- a CDS encoding type III pantothenate kinase; this translates as MLLVIDVGNTNMALGVYEGERLVVVWRLTTQRERTVDELGILCRTLFTLEKLEFSAVHAIVIASVVPPLDFALRKMAQTYFHLDPLFVDWRTPTGMPILYENPHEVGADRIADAVAAYAKYGGPCIVVDFGTATTFDAISQRGEYLGGAIAPGITISAEALFERTAKLPRVDIRRPSAVIGRSTVASIQSGLYFGYIGLVDGILARMLEELGPETRVVATGGLSHLIGRASAYIQTLDDNLTLDGLRIIYERVQQLQA